In the Candidatus Cloacimonadota bacterium genome, TCTGTTTTCATTGTGGCTCAAAACCAAGGGGTCGTTGCAAATCGGATTGTCTTCATATTCCACGGGGCCATAGCCAAGGACATATTCTTTGCCATCGGCGTCTGCCACGTAAATGCGGACGTTCCAGTTGTAGGTGAGAGAAGAGCTTACGTTTGCCAGGGTGGTCCAGCTTCCCTGCCAATACATCATGTTTCCATATCCGGGAACGTGTGGACCGTCATCACAGCCAGCGGGATGTCCGGTCTGGGTGTTGACGTTGTAGCCAGCCATAATCTGGGTTTGGCTGGGAATGGTCCAGGGTGTGGTGAGGGTGATTTCGTTCCACTGGTTGATGGCGGGGTTTGGCACAGCCTGTTCGTAGGCGATTGCGCCAGCGGCGCCAGTCCAGATGCGGAGGGTGTAGTTGCAGTTTACTTCCGCAGGATAGAATTTGATTTTGGTGATGTTCATGCCAACGTAGTCGTTGATGCCATATTCACCAATCGGATCCCATTTCGCTGCCACTGCGAATTCAACCGCGCCGCTTGTGCCGATGGCGTTACCGGAGTTTTCGACGTCGTAGTGCAGCCAGCCTTCTTCGCCACCGCCACCACCGGAACCGGGCTGTTCCCAATTCAGGGTGACGTCGTTGCCTTCAACAGAGGCTGCCAGGTTGTCTGGAGGAGCGATGAAGATATCGTTGTAGATGGTCACGTCGTCAATCATGATGCCAGTGCCGATGGGCGCGTTGTCGTTGGATTGGAAATACCAACGGAACTGCACTGTGTAGCCGGCATAGTCGGAGATGAGGCCATCGAGGGAATAGGCGCCCACCATGGACATCCAGGTGTCCGGAGCGTCGGAATAGACATAGTTTGTGCCAGTGGCACTGCCATAGGGGTTGCTCATCGCGTTCCAGGAAACACCGCCATCAGCGGAGATTTCCCAGCCCCAATAGTCGATGTTCGGGAAGGTGCCCGGGTCGTCAAATTCACCACGAATCATGAAGTCGGCACGGATGTCGCCTTCGGTGGGAAGTTCGATGGGAGGGCTCACCAGGTAGTTATACATATTGATGTTGTAGGTTCCCTGAGCATTTTGACAATTCATCACGTGGGTGGGGGAAGGAGCAGCGGCATGGGTATCCAGATGCCAAATATCTCCACCAACGGGGACCATGCTGGCCCAGGTCATTTGGCCATCATCCACACCACTGTTGGTGTAGCCGCCAAAAGAAATGTCGTCCACCATCGCGCCAAAAAGGTGCGGGGCGTTGGCAGTGCAATACGCCGGGTCAGAAGCGAAGGCGAAGCGGATTTTCACGCTTTGGCCAACGAAAGCAGAAAGGTCTGCGGTGACCGTTTCCCAAGGACCGTGGATGCCACCCCAGCCGGGGATGCCTTCGCCTTCACCGTGTTCGGAACCGAAGGCGTAGGAGTTTGTAAAGTCGTAGGCGGGGGTTACGGTTGTGAGCACGCTCCAGGTGGCACCGTTATTTGTGGAAATGCGGAGATTGAATGAATCCCAGCCATCCCACTGGTCGCTGACGCCTGGATCTTCAACAGCGAGGGCCATTTTGAAAGTGAGGGTGGCGTTGGCCGCAGTGATGTTGCGAGCCGGAGTGTCCAGAACCAGGTATTGGTGGTTGTCATAACCGCCAATGTTGCTGCCTTGAGCAAGATCGGGGTCACCCATCCACCAGACGTTGCCCTGGGCACCGCCATAGTTGTAAATGTGCCAGTTGTTTGGCGGGACGCTTCCATCGAAGTGAGTCCAGCCATCGGCACCGTTTTCAAAGGTTTCCTGCCATGCGATTACCTCATAACGGCCTGCGCCGGCGGCAAACACGGCTGTGACCAAGGTAAGGGCCAGAATTAACAGCCAGTTCTTTTTCATTGATCCTCCTTATGAATCAAGAGAGTTAATACTTTTTTTCCTTCATGACTATGTATGTCTTTTTTGTCAATCTGTTTTTTCATCCAAGAAAGTTTGAAGCAATTTTCATTCCACGCCAACATTGAAAACAAGGCGGGTTAAATCATGCTGGACATAAAGTTAGCCATCATGTATATTGAAGACGATAAAGATCGTAATAAAGGCCTTTATGGTCCAAAAGCTCGAAATGAGAGCCTTCTTCAACAATCTTGCCTTTGTGCAAAACGATGATTCTGTCCACATGCTGGATGGTGGAAAGCCTGTGGGCGATGATGATGGAACTGCGATTTTGGATGAGTTTCGCCAGGGCATCCTGAATCAGGAGTTCCGTTTCTGTGTCGATGTTTG is a window encoding:
- a CDS encoding T9SS type A sorting domain-containing protein; amino-acid sequence: MKKNWLLILALTLVTAVFAAGAGRYEVIAWQETFENGADGWTHFDGSVPPNNWHIYNYGGAQGNVWWMGDPDLAQGSNIGGYDNHQYLVLDTPARNITAANATLTFKMALAVEDPGVSDQWDGWDSFNLRISTNNGATWSVLTTVTPAYDFTNSYAFGSEHGEGEGIPGWGGIHGPWETVTADLSAFVGQSVKIRFAFASDPAYCTANAPHLFGAMVDDISFGGYTNSGVDDGQMTWASMVPVGGDIWHLDTHAAAPSPTHVMNCQNAQGTYNINMYNYLVSPPIELPTEGDIRADFMIRGEFDDPGTFPNIDYWGWEISADGGVSWNAMSNPYGSATGTNYVYSDAPDTWMSMVGAYSLDGLISDYAGYTVQFRWYFQSNDNAPIGTGIMIDDVTIYNDIFIAPPDNLAASVEGNDVTLNWEQPGSGGGGGEEGWLHYDVENSGNAIGTSGAVEFAVAAKWDPIGEYGINDYVGMNITKIKFYPAEVNCNYTLRIWTGAAGAIAYEQAVPNPAINQWNEITLTTPWTIPSQTQIMAGYNVNTQTGHPAGCDDGPHVPGYGNMMYWQGSWTTLANVSSSLTYNWNVRIYVADADGKEYVLGYGPVEYEDNPICNDPLVLSHNENRNRASGFKIYRNNIEIDEVGGTVLTYTDMNVEGGLHTYYVTAMYGANESTASNAVSAFVLPEMHAELYHDDGTAEEGINVGSTKQMAVKHNYDRAATVKYAKVFVHTLGSAGIIVRVNDDDGADGMPGTQLAQYQFPASSVVEGWNWIQIPPTETDGSFYLTILETANASAIGLDTSSNGYSFKKIGTDWDPVTTGEIMLRAIVEYSTANDDNVTPVYVLDAVNYPNPFNPETTIAYSIPKAGNASLKIYNTKGQLVRTLVDDVRDSGNHSVVWNGCDNEGRSVSSGLYFYRLSSDGNTVTRKMLLAK